The Streptomyces achromogenes DNA segment AAGCACATGAGCAGACGGTCGATGCACAGCGGCGATGGCTGGACGCCGCCTACGGCCGTGCGTGCCCCGCGCTGGGAGGCGTGAACGTGCCGGCGGGAGAGTGGTTCGCGGCGTTCCGCGCATGTGTGATCTTGTTGCGACTCGGGCTGCCGAGGATCTTGGGACGTCTACCGGGCGTGCCTGGCTGGTGCCGCCAGGTCCTATTGGAAGAGCGCGTCGAGCGCGGCATGCACCGGAGCCAGTTCGGGTGGGGCCCTGCGTCGGCCGGGGCTGCGGCAGCGTTTCTCACGGTGGTTACGCCTCTGCTGGCTACGGCTGACGTACGGGAGTTGTCGCGACGGTTGGCACCACTAGTACGGATGGCGGTCGAAGAAGGGTGCTTGGCAGCCCGGCCTTTGGCGCGGCTCGCAGTGCCGGAGGTTTTCGCCGAGGCAGTGGCGGTGCAGGTGCCGGTGGGACGCTCGGCCAGAAGTCCGTGGGGAGGGAATGGTCGCGGTGAGCGGTGATACGGAAGTACCGGAGCCGTCCGTTCGGGACATCGACCTGGTGCGGGTGCGCTACGTCGATGCCGAGGGGGTCCAGCATCTGGTGCGGCTGGAGGAAGCCGCTGACGTGCCGTTCGAGGACGGCAGGATGGTGCGGTCCATCCCCAGTCACCGGGACCAGGGACACATGCCGGGCCAGTACTGGGTGGCGAAGTGGGGCGACTTCGCCGACTACGAGAGCGTGCTGGAGTCGAAGTGGCTGACACTGCTGGACTTCGACCCGCAAGTGACCGCATTCGCCACGCAGCCCTTGGAGTTCGACGCGATCGACGCCCGTGGGACGTGGCGACACACACCGGACGTCTTCGTGCGCCGCCGGGATGGCAGCGTACTGCTGGTGGACGTGAAGAACCCCGAGTTGCGGGACGATCCAAAGGTGCGGCTACAGGAGGAGCGCACTCAACGCACGTGCGAGCGGCTGGGCTGGGACTACGCCATGGTTTCGGAGCCGAGTGAACAGCGCTGGGAGAACATCGACCTGCTCTCCAGTGCCCGGCGTCCGCTGCATCTGGGAGCGGATCTGGTACCGCGCCTGCTGGAACTGGCCCGTGAACCGGTGGAGATCGGGGAGCTGATGCGGTTCATGGAGTACCCGGATCTGGCGCGCGGCGTGCTGTATCACCTGATGTGGCACCAGCGGATCGTCACGGATCTGGATCGCCCCTTGCGCGAGACAACGCTGGTAAAGGCCGCAGTGGAGGTACGGGCATGACGGTTGACGGCGCGGTGCGGTTGCAGCATGGGGCCAGGCTGTGGCTGGACGATGAGGTGCACACGGTGACCGGGGTGACCGATGACGGCGTGCGGCTGCGTTCGGAGAGCGGCTCGTGGACCGTGATCGGTGTGGGGCACCTTCTCGCGGACCCGACCTTCCGCCCTTACGACGGCGACGCTGACCCAGAGGGCGAGGACCCCACTGAGCACGACGTCTCGGCAAGGAAGTTGTGGCTGGACGCTGCCGCCCTGTTCGACAAGTTGACTGACAAGCAGTTGGAGGAACTCCAGCGCGCTCAGGAGCACCTCCTGGAGATGACGACTGGCTTTCGCAGTGGAAACTCGGAGGACGTCTCGCCCGGGGAACCCAAGCCGGAGTACGCCCCTGACGTATCGCTGGCCCAGCGGGTGCAGAGCAAAGCGCGGGAACTGGGCTACAGCGAGCAACAGATGTGGCGGCGTCTGCGGAGGTGGCGGGAAGAGGGCCCGTGGGGCCTGGTGGACCGGCGCAGTCATCGGCCGTCGGATCCCCTGGCGGGTGTAGATCCACGGTTGATCGAAGCGATCGTCACCCAGCACTACGTGACGGAGGAAGACGACTCGACCGGCAGCCTGAACCGGCTGCGCCGCCGGGTGGGGCGCCGCCTGGTTGACGTCCACGGCTCGGGTACGGTGAAGATACCGGCGCAAAAATCGTTCAACCGGTACGTCGCCGCTCTCCTGCCCGGCCGCTACACAACTGGGTCGGCCACCACGCGGCAGTCGGTGGCGAACCGGCCGGACGGCCACTACCGTCCGATCACCGCCAGCCGCCCGGGCGAACTGGTGATGATCGACACCAGTTGGCTGGACGTTCGCGCCTACGATCCGGTCGAGGACGTCGTCTTCTCAGTGGACCTGACGATCGCCATCGACGTCTGTACCCGGTCTCTTCTGGGGTGGCGTCTGGTGCCCAAGGGCACGAAGGGCGTGGATGCGGGCCTGGTGATCGCCGACGCGATGATGCCGGAGCCGATGCGCCCCGGCTGGCCGGACGGGCTGCGGCACCGGATGCTGCGCCTGCCGTGCGAGCCGCTCCTCGCTCAGGACGAGCGGTTCGCGGCCGCCGCGGCCCGCCCGGTGGTGTTTCCCGAGAGGATCGTGATCGACCACGGCAAGGCGTTCGCCTCTCAGGCGGTGAAGAACGTGTGCCGCCGCTACGGGATCACCATCCAGGACACCCGCAAGTACCGACCCACCGACAAGCCGCAGGTCGAGGCCGCGTTCAAGACGATCAGAAGCCAGTTCTCCGAGCACATCGCCGGCTACAAGGGCAATCATGTGGTGCACCGCGGCCGGGACGTGGACGCGGTGGCCCGGTGGACGATCGAGGAACTGGAGGAGTTCTTCGCCGAGTACGTCGTCGCGGTCTACCAGCGCCGTCGGCACAAAGGGCTGGTGCTGCCGGGGTTCCCGGAGATCAACCTGTCGCCGAATGACGCCTACCGGCTGGCCGTGCACCGCTGCGGCTACATCGCCGCTCCATGTGATCCCAATCTGTTCCTGGAACTGCTGCCGATCCACTGGTGCGCGATTTCCAACCGGCGGATCCAGAAGGACTACTTGCACTACAGCGCGCCCATCACGGGCACCCACAATGGGTCCAAGTCCCCATACCCACAGGCCAAGGGCGCCTGGCCGATCCGCTACGACCCGCGGGACGTGACGCAGGTCTACTTCCATGATCCTTACAGCGGCGTCTGGCACACGCTGCGCTGGACCCACGCATTGACCGGGCTCGAGCCGTTCACGGACATCACGCTGCGCCAGGTCAAGCAGGAACTGCGTGAACGAGGCCGCGACCCACAGGACCAGGAAGCCGTCCTGGACGCGTTGCTGGACCTGCAGAACCGCACGGACGCCGCCGAGGCGTCCACCGCCCGCTCCCGCCGGGCGCGGGCCCGGGACGCCGAGCGGGCCAGGGCGGCGGCGCGGGACAAAGCTCGCACCGAACTGGCCGACGCCGCTGCCGATGCCCCGGTCGAGGAACCCCGCCTGCGGGCCGTGCCATCACTGCCCGCGGACGACGAGGAAGAGGTCACGATCGACTTCGACGCCCTGCCTTCGTACGAGGTGTGGGGCGGTCGCCCGGAGACGGACGACGCCCCATGATGGCCCCACCGGGGGACTCCGAGTGCCTGCACCCTGGGCTGGCCGAACCGCGGACCAAGGAAGAATGGTTCGCGTACGTCTTCTACGAGCCGCCGCCCCGGCCCCACCTTCCCCCGTACGACGTCTACGCGGCGATGGACAAGGACGATGCTGAGCGGCGTCGCCTGAACCGTAGCCGCAACCGCTATCACAGCGCCCTAGTGCTGGCCTGGACGCCCGCCGTCCAGCACTTCGAGACAGAGATCACGGAACTGCTCGCCGCGAACGAGATGGCTCCGCCCGGTGCCCGGCTCGGACTGCTCATCGACGGCCCCCCCACAGTCGGCAAGTCCACTCTGGTCAAGATGATCGGCCGGAAGTTCGAGCAGGATCTTCGTGAGGACTTCCCCGAGCGGTTTGCCCCCGATCGGCTGGGGGCTTATGTCCCCGTCGTCTATGTCTCCCTGACAGACCAGGTCACCCCCAAGCAGATCTCCATCGCGATAGCCCGTTACCTGAACGTGCCGACCAGCGGTACCAAGGACACCATCGACGA contains these protein-coding regions:
- a CDS encoding TnsA-like heteromeric transposase endonuclease subunit, translated to MVAVSGDTEVPEPSVRDIDLVRVRYVDAEGVQHLVRLEEAADVPFEDGRMVRSIPSHRDQGHMPGQYWVAKWGDFADYESVLESKWLTLLDFDPQVTAFATQPLEFDAIDARGTWRHTPDVFVRRRDGSVLLVDVKNPELRDDPKVRLQEERTQRTCERLGWDYAMVSEPSEQRWENIDLLSSARRPLHLGADLVPRLLELAREPVEIGELMRFMEYPDLARGVLYHLMWHQRIVTDLDRPLRETTLVKAAVEVRA
- a CDS encoding transposase, with the protein product MTVDGAVRLQHGARLWLDDEVHTVTGVTDDGVRLRSESGSWTVIGVGHLLADPTFRPYDGDADPEGEDPTEHDVSARKLWLDAAALFDKLTDKQLEELQRAQEHLLEMTTGFRSGNSEDVSPGEPKPEYAPDVSLAQRVQSKARELGYSEQQMWRRLRRWREEGPWGLVDRRSHRPSDPLAGVDPRLIEAIVTQHYVTEEDDSTGSLNRLRRRVGRRLVDVHGSGTVKIPAQKSFNRYVAALLPGRYTTGSATTRQSVANRPDGHYRPITASRPGELVMIDTSWLDVRAYDPVEDVVFSVDLTIAIDVCTRSLLGWRLVPKGTKGVDAGLVIADAMMPEPMRPGWPDGLRHRMLRLPCEPLLAQDERFAAAAARPVVFPERIVIDHGKAFASQAVKNVCRRYGITIQDTRKYRPTDKPQVEAAFKTIRSQFSEHIAGYKGNHVVHRGRDVDAVARWTIEELEEFFAEYVVAVYQRRRHKGLVLPGFPEINLSPNDAYRLAVHRCGYIAAPCDPNLFLELLPIHWCAISNRRIQKDYLHYSAPITGTHNGSKSPYPQAKGAWPIRYDPRDVTQVYFHDPYSGVWHTLRWTHALTGLEPFTDITLRQVKQELRERGRDPQDQEAVLDALLDLQNRTDAAEASTARSRRARARDAERARAAARDKARTELADAAADAPVEEPRLRAVPSLPADDEEEVTIDFDALPSYEVWGGRPETDDAP